The genomic DNA TTGAACCGCTGTTCGGTCCACAGGTCGCGCAGGATGCACCAGAGCTCCTCGCGCGTGAACGCGTCGAGCGCGCCGAAGGGCTCGTCGAGCAGCAGCATCTTGGGCTCGTGGATGAGCGCGCGGCAGATGCTGGCGCGCTGCTGCATGCCGCCAGACAGCTGCCAGGGGAACTTGTCCTCGTAGCCGGCCAGGCCCACCTTCTGCAGCAGGCGGCGCGCGCGCTCCTCGTACTCCTTGCGCTTTTGCTTGAAGCTGCTGCGGTACGGCTCCACGATCTCCAGCGGCAGCAGCACGTTGTCCACCGTGGTGCGCCAGGGCAGCAGCGAAGGGGCCTGGAAGGCCATGCCCGAGATCTTGAGCGGGCCGGTCACGGGCTGGCCGTCGATGAGGATCTTGCCCATCGACGGCATCTTCAGGCCCGTGGCCAGCTTCATGAAGGTGGACTTGCCGCAGCCCGAAGGACCGACGATGGCGATGAACTCGCCGCGCCGCACCTGCAGGTCGATGGCCTCGACGGCGAAATGGTTCTGCGCGCGCAGCTCGTCGTTGTAGGTGAGCCAGACGTCACGAAAATCCACGAAATATGAATCGGCAGCCTGCATCAGGTGTCCGTAAATAAAGGTTGCGCACCGGGCCGGGCGAGCGGCCCATGCATTTCAGTTTTCAATAGCGCCGAGCGCCACCCACCCCGCACGAAACTGGCGAGGCTCAAGCCAGCGCCCCCGTGCAAGGACCGCCCCGCCGCATGGGGGCGGCCCCCTCCGGGATTGCGAAGCCATGTGAGAGAGGGGAAAGGCGCGAAGCGACTCAGGGTGTGTTTCACTTCTTGGGCAGGATGTTCAGCTCGGCCGCGCCGGGCAGGAAGCTGGCGTTCCACACATCGTCGGCGTTCACGCGCGTCTTGGTGTTGAACGCATCCGACACCTGCGAGGCCATCAGCGACAGGCGGCCGGGCTTGGCCTGGCCAAAGCCCTCGGCGCGCGCGTCGGGGCTGTTGATCACGGTGTCGATGGCCAGTTGCAGGCGGCGCGTTTCCAGCGGCACGTTCACGATGCCGTCGCGCGCCTTCACGTGCTCGATGGCCGCCCCGGGGTTGGCGATCACTTCCTTGGCGCCCTTGGCGAAGGCCGAGAGGAAGGCCTTGATGGCCGCGGGGTTCTCCTTGATGAGCTTCGGCGACGCGATGATCACGTTGCCGTAGAGCTTCACACCGAAGTCGGCATAGGGCAGCACCACCACGTCGGCCGCCTTGGCGCCACGCGCCTCCAGGTTCAGGAGCGAGGTGAAGGTGAAGCCGGTGATCGCGTCCACGTCGCCGCGCACCAGCATGGTCTCGCGCAGGGGTGGGTCCATGGCGGTCCATTGCACGCTGCCGATGGCGTTGGCCTTCTGGAAGATGGGGAACGCGCGGCGGCCCGCGTCGAACACGGGTGCGCCCAGCTTCTTGCCCGCCAGGTCGGCCGGCTTGGCGATGCCGCTCTTCTTGAGCGCCATCACGGAGGCGGGCGTGTTGTTGTAGACCATCATCACCGCCACGGGCTTGTTCTGCGCGTCGGGATTGTTGGCGTGGAACTCCATCACGGCGGCCAGGTCGGCAAAGCCCATGTCGTAGGTGCCCGAGGCCACGCGCTGCACGGCGCCGCCCGAGCCGTTGCCGGCATCCACCGTCACATCCAGGCCCGCCGCCTTGAAGTAGCCCTTGGCCACGGGCTGCAGGAAGAGCGCGGCGGGGCCTTCAAAGCGCCAGTCGAGCTGGAACTTGATCGGCGTGGGCGTTTGCGCCTGGGCCAGCGAGAACAGGCCGGTGGCGGCCATCATCAGCACGGTGGTTTGCAAGAACGAGCGTTTTTTCATGGGGGCTCCTGTCAGAAGACGGCAAGGGACGCGGCGAGCGAAGAACAAGGACGAAGAAAGAAGAACAAGAAGGGCAGGCGAGAGGGAAGGGCAACACGGCGACCGACCGGTGGGGCCGGGCGCGCGGGGCCCATGCCGTCAGGGTCAGCAAAAACGATGCCCGCTTTGGTGGTTGTAATGTCAGGCAGCGGACCATTGTTCACCGAAGCGGTGCAGGCGCGCATGCAGGGTTTCCCGAAATGGTGCGCCGCAGGCACACCCGCCGGCCGCTCCGGCGCTGAAGGCCCCGCCACGGTGCATGCCGGGGGGCTGGCAGGCGCCGCGGGCATTGCACCCGCGGCGCGGTGCCCTTACTTGGGGCGTGCCGCCGCGCTGGCCACGGCCAGCGCCGTCATGTTGAACACGCGGCGCACGGTGGCGGCGGGGGTGAGGATGTAGGCCGTGGCCGCACCGCCCATGAGGATGGGGCCCACGGTCACGCCGCCGCTGGTCGTGGTCTTGAGCACGTTGTAGAGGATGTTGGCCGCGTCCAGGTTGGGGCAGATCAGCAGGTTGGCCGAATCGGTGAGCGTGGAGTCCGCCATGTAGGCGTTGCGGATGTTGGGCTCCAGCGCGGCATCGCCATGCAGTTCGCCGTCGCATTCGATCCCGGGGTGGGCGGCCACGAACAGGTCGCGCGCCTCGCGCATCTTGCGGGCCGAGGCGCGCTTGGACGAGCCATAGCTGGAGTGCGACAGGAAGGCGACCTTGGCCGGCAGGCCAAAGCGTTGCACCTCCTGCACCGACATCCAGGCGATGTCCGCCAGCTGCTGGGCCGTGGGGTTCTCGTTCACATAGGTGTCGGCGATGAAGAGCGTGCCCCGGTTGGTCATCAGCGCGTTGAGCGCGGCGTAGTCGTTCACGCCCTCCTCGCGGCCCAGGATGCTGTGGATGCGCTCCAGGTGCGTTTCATAGGTGCCCACCAGACCGCAGATCATGGCGTCGGCATCGCCCAGGGCGACCATCAGCGAGGCGATGATGGTGTTGGAGCGGCGCACGGCGGCCTTGGCCACCTCGGGCGTGGCGCCGTTGCGCTTCATGAGCTGGTGGTAGTGCTCCCAGTACTGGCGAAACCGGGGGTCGTCCTCGGGGTTGCACACTTCCACGTCCTGTCCCAGGCGCATGCGCAGGCCGGCCTTCTCGATGCGGGCGGCGATGACGGCGGGGCGGCCGATCAGGATGGGCACGGCGATCTTGTCGTCGATGGCCATCTGCGCGGCACGCAGCGCGCGCTCGTCCTCGCCGTCGGCATAGGCCACGCGCTTTTGCGCGTCCGGCAAGGCCTTGGCCGCGTTGATCACGGGGCGCATCAGCATGCCGGTCTGGTAGACGAAGCGCGACAGGGCCTCCTTGTAGGCCTCCATGTCGGTGATGGGGCGCGTGGCCACGCCCGATTCGGCCGCGGCCTTCGCCACGGCGGGCGCGATCTTGAGGATCAGGCGCGAGTCGAACGGCGTGGGGATCAGGTAGTCCGGGCCGAAGGTGAGCTCCTTGCCCGCATAGGCGCTGGCCACCTCTTCGCTGATGTCGGCCTTGGCCAGGTCGGCGATCTGGCGCACGCAGGCAAGCTTCATCGCCTCGGTGATCTTCGTGGCGCCGCAGTCGAGCGCGCCCCGGAAGATGTAGGGGAAGCACAGGACGTTGTTGACCTGGTTGGGATAGTCCGAGCGGCCCGTGGCGATGATGCAGTCGGGGCGGATGGCCTTGGCGAGTTCGGGGCGGATCTCGGGCTCGGGGTTGGCCAGGGCCAGGATGATGGGTCTGTCGGCCATCGTCTTGACCATCTCGGCCGTGAGCACGCCGGGGGCCGAGCAGCCCAGGAAGACATCCGCGCCGTGGACGGCGTCGGCCAGCGTGCGCGCGTCGGTCTTCTGGGCGTAGCGCGCCTTGGATTCGTCGTAGCCGCCGGGGCGGCCTTCATAGATCACGCCCTTGGAGTCGCACATGAAGATGTTTTCCACCTTCACGCCCAGGCCCACCATCACGCCCACGCAGGCAATCGCGGCCGCGCCCGCGCCCGAGACGGCGATCTTCACCGCGCCGATGTCCTTGCCCACCAGCTCCAGGCCGTTGAGCAGCGCGGCGCTGGAGATGATGGCCGTGCCGTGCTGGTCGTCGTGGAAGACGGGAATGTTCAGCCGGTCGGACAGCTGCTTTTCGATGTAGAAGCACTCGGGCGCCTTGATGTCCTCGAGGTTGATGCCGCCCAGCGTGGGTTCCAGCGCGGCGATGATCTCCACCAGCTTGTCCGGGTCGCGCTCGGCCAGTTCGATGTCGAACACGTCGACGCCCGCGAACTTCTTGAACAGGCAGCCCTTGCCCTCCATCACCGGCTTGCCGGCCAGCGGGCCGATGTCGCCCAGGCCCAGCACGGCGGTGCCGTTGGTGATCACGCCCACGAGGTTGCCGCGCGAGGTGTAGTCGAACGCCTTGGACGGGTCGGCCTGGATGTCCAGGCAGGGGTAGGCCACGCCGGGCGAGTACGCCAGCGACAGGTCGCGCTGGTTGGACAGGGGCTTGGTGGGAGTGACCGAAATCTTGCCCCGGCTGGGATTGCGGTGGTACTCGCGCGCGGCGTCGCGCAGGGCCTCTTCGGCGGCGGAAAGTGTCTGGGTCATACGGAAATCCTGGAGATGCTCAGCAAAATGCCAAATGAGCTTACCCCATGGCAGGAGGCGCCGGAATGGGGGTTAATGCCTTCATTGCATGGAATCCGCCCCTCGCGGGATACCGGCCGCCCGGACGCGCGCCGGGCCCGTGGAGGGCCCGCGCAGCGGCAGGGGCAGCGCGGGCCGGGCGTGGGCGGGGCTTGCGCGGGCTGCGGGCTTCCACGTCGCCACTGTGCACGCCGTTGCGGAGGCACCCTGCGTTGCGCGTTCGGCCGCCCATTCCACCTGCCTTGGTCACAGGTGTTTTGCTGCGGCGGGGCCCGGCTGCCCGATGCCGCAGGCCCGCCCCCGCGCCGGGGTGGCGCGCGGCCGCGGGCCCCTCCATCAATGTGCGTCGGCCTGGCGGGCCGCATTCACGGCGGCCGAGGTGTCGCGGCTGGCGCCATTGAAGAACACATTCAGCGCCACGGCCGTGATCGAGGCCAGCAGGATGCCGGATTCGATGAGGGGGTGGATGGCGTGTGGCATCCACTGGCGGAAGTTGGGAGCGATCAGCGGGATCATGCCCACGCCGATCGACACCGCCACGATCATGGCGTTGAAGCGGTTGTTCTTGAAGTCCACGCCGCCCAGGATGCGGATGCCCGTGGCGGCCACCATGCCGAACATCACCAGGCCCGCCCCCCCCAGCACCATGGTGGGCAGGGACTCCACCAGCGCCGCCATCTTGGGCAGCACGCCCAGCACGATGAGGATCACGCCGCCCGCCACGCAGACAAAGCGGCTCTTGACGCCCGTGACCGCCACGAGCCCCACGTTCTGCGAGAAGCTGGTGTACGGAAAGGTGTTGAAGATCCCGCCCAGCAGCGTGCCCAGGCCGTCGGTGCGCAGTCCGCGCGTGAGCGCGTTCTGGTCGATCTTGCGGTCGGTCATCTCGCCCAGCGCCAGGAACATGCCCGTGGATTCGATCATCACGACGATCATCACGAGGGTCATCGTCAGGATCAGGATGGGGTCGAACACGGGGCTGGCGATCTCGAAGGGCAGGACCAGGTCGAACCACTGGGCCTTGGCCACCTTCTCGAACGACATCAGCCCCATGGCCACGGCCACCACGGCGCCGATGACGATGCCCAGCAGCACCGAGATGTTGGCGATGAACCCCTTGGCGAACTTGGCGATCAGCAGGATGGAGACCAGCACCAGGGCCGAAATGCCGACGCCCGTGAGGTCCGCGTAGCGCGGGTTGGGCACCGTGGGCACCACGGCGAATCCCTTGGGGACGGGGGGCAGCGACGAGCCCGGAGCGCCCGCCGCGGACTGCATCTCGGTGAGCCACTTGAGGTGCTCGGGGTTCACCATGCTGGGGGCCGTGGGGCCCACCGGGTTGCCAAAGATCCAGTTGATCCCCACGCGCATGAGGCTGATGCCGATGGTGGCAATGATGGTGCCGGTGACCACGGGGGGGAAGAACCGCAGCATGCGGCTGACCAGGGGCGCGATCAGGATCGAGATGACCCCCGCGCCGATCACCGAGCCGAAGATCAGCCCGGCGCCGGCCGTGCCGCCCGTGCTCTGCGCCATCGACACCATGGGCGCGACGGAGGCGAAGGTCACGCCCATCATCACCGGCAGCTGGATGCCGAACCAGCGCGACGCGCCCAGGGCCTGGATCAGGGTGACGAGCCCGCAGACGAACAGGTCCGCCGAGATGAGCTTGGCCACCTGGTCGGGAGTGAGGTTGAGGGCCCGGCCCACGATGAGGGGCACGGCCACGGCGCCGGCATACATCACCAGCACGTGTTGCAGGCCCAGGGCCGTGAGCCGGCCCACCGGCAAATGTTCGTCCACGGGATGTACGGGCGGGTGCATGGGAGGTTCCTTTGGGTTGACGGGGGTGTGGGGATTCAGGGGTGGAGACGGCGCATCAGATGGTGCACAGTTGTCCATACAAAAATCGTATACACATTAGCCCGGCCGTTGATCAAGGTAAACCCTAGGGCGTGCCAGGGCCTCGCGCGCCGCACGAAAAAAAGGAGCGGTCGGCCGGGGCCGCCGCAAGGGGGGCGGGGTGGCCCGGCCGCTAGGGACCGGCCGGCGCGCGCTTGCCCAGCGGTGTGAGCGAGTCGCGCAGGCGGTCCCTCACCAGGGGCTCGGTGGGGTTCAGCGCGCCTTCCACATGGCCGATGTGCGTGAGCATGCGTTCGCGCGCCAGGGCGGTGTCGCCGGCCTCCAGCGCCTGCACGATGGCCGCGTGTTCGGCGCAGGACTGGCTCGCCTCGTGCCGCGACTGGTAGAGCGACGCCGCCAGCGTGGTGCGCGCCGTGAGGTCGCGCAGGATGTCGCTGAGGCTGCGGTGGCCCATCGCCTCGGCCAGGCAGACATGGAAGTCCGCCAGCAGGAAGGCGCGCGTCGCGGCGTCGGCGCCCTCGATGGCCAACTGTTCCTGCGCGATGTGGGCGCGCAGGCGGCGCGTCACGGCCTGCAGCGGCCGGCCCGCGTCCGCCAGGATGCCCGACTCGATGATGCGCCGTGCCGAGAAGGCATCGCGCGCGTCCTCCACCGAGGGCTCCACCACATACCAGCCCCGGCGCGGGCGCACCTCGACGAAGCCGCGCGCCTGCAGCTGCATGAGGGCTTCGCGCACCAGGGTGCGGCTCACGCCGAAGAGATCGGCCAGTTCCTGCTCGCCCAGGCGCTCGCCCGGGGCGAGCTTCTGGGCGAGGATGGATTCCACCACCTGCTGGGTGATCTGGGTCTGGTTGATGCTCATGGCCGGATTGTCGCGTGGTGGGCGGGGGCGGAGCCCTGTCAGGCGCGCGGCAGCGGCGGCTCGCGGCCGTCCAGCACGGCGTGGGCCCGTTCGCGGTCGATGTCGCCTTCCCAGGCCGCCACGGCCACGGTGGCCACGCAGTTGCCGATCAGGTTGCCCAGGGCGCGGGCGATGCCCATGAACCAGTCCACCGACAGCACCAGCACGAGGCCGATGGCCGGGATGGCGGGAATCGCCTGCAGCGTGGCGGCCAGCACCACGATGGCCGAGCCCGGCACGCCGTGCGCGCCCTTGGACGTGACCAGCGAGATCGCCAGGATGGTGAGCAGGTCGGCCATCGAGATCGGCGTGTTCGTGGCCTGGGCGATGAACACGGCGGCCAGCGTGATGTAGATCGAGAAAGCGTCCAGGTTGAACGAATAGCCCGTGGGGATGACCAGGCCCACGGTCGAATCGCGGATGCCCAGGTGCTTGAGCTTGGCCATGATCTGCGGCAGCACGCTGTCGGACGAGGTGGTGGCGAACACCACGGCCAGCTCCTCGCGCAGGTAGCGCAGCAGCTTGAACAGGCTGAAGCCCGAGAAACGCATGATGAGGCCCAGCACCACCACCACGAACAGGAACACCGCCGCATAGAACAGCACCACCAGCATGCCCAGCTGCTTGAGCGAGCCGATGCCGTACTTGCCCACCGTGAAGGCGATGGCGCCCAGCACGCCCAGCGGCGCCAGCTTGATGATCAGGCCCATGGTCTTGAAGAGCACGTGCGACAGGTCTTCGATGAGGGTGGTGACCCGCGCGCCGCGCTCGCCCATCAACGCCAGCGCGCAGCCGAAGACGATGGAGAACAGCAGCACCTGTAGCACGTCGCCATTGGCGAAGGCGCTCACGGCCGTGGTGGGGATGAGCTTGAGCAAGAAGTCGCTGAAGCCGCCGCCAGTGAGCTTGCTCGCGTTTTCCGCATAGGCGCCCATGGCCTTGGGGTCGAGCGCCTTGGGGTCGATGTTCATGCCCACGCCGGGTTCGAACCAGAACGCGAGGGCCAGGCCGAGCACCAGCGCGATGGACGTGACGACCTCGAAGTAGATCAGCGACTTGACGCCCACGCGGCCCACGCGCCTGAGGTCGCCCGTGCCGGCGATGCCGTGCACCACCACGCAAAAGACGATGAGCGGAATCAGCATCTTGATGAGCTTGATGAAGCCGTCGCCCAGGGGCTTGAGCTGCACGGCGGTATCGGGCCAGAACAGCCCGACGGCCACGCCGGCAATCAGGGCCAGGATCACCCGGCCAAACAGGGAGTTGAGGAAGCGGAGCATGGGAAACCCTTTGAAAAGGAAGGAACTTGCATGGCGATCAATCTTGCATACAAGAACTGTAGACAAGTGCGGCCGCCCGGAACATGGGGTTATCCCGGGCTGGGGCCTGCCCGGGAAGGGGCCACGGTGCGCCCGCACGGGTGCGTGGAGCCCTGCCGCCGGCGTGGGCGGTTGAAGTTCTTTTGACTTGCGCGCGGGGTATCGCCGGGCGTGGTGCGCCACAATCGCCCGCGGAGACCACCCATGACCCGCAACGACCCCGTGCCCGATCCCGTCCGCCAGGGCGGAGACTTCCTCGAATACCTGTACCGCGTGGCCGTGCGCCGCGCGCTGCCGCTGCACAACACCGCAGCTTTCCTGCCCGCGCCGCCCAGCCGCGAGAGCGGCGGCCGCACCCTGGTGCTGGGTGCGGGCAAGGCCGGTGGCGCCATGGCGCAGGCCGTGGAGGCGCTGTGGCCCGCCGGCGCGCCGCTGTCGGGCCTCGTGGTCACGCGCTACCACCACACGCCGCCGCGCCCCGAGGGGCTGGCGCAGCGCATCGAGGTGGTGGAGGCCGCCCACCCCGTGCCCGACGCGGCGGGCCTGGCCGCCGCGCAGCGCATGCTCGAATGCACCCGGGGGCTGACCGGGAACGACCTCGTGCTGTGCCTGATCTCGGGCGGCGGCTCGGCCCTGCTCACGCTGCCGGCCGAGGGCCTGACGCTCGAGGACAAGCAGCGCATCAACAAGGCGCTGCTGGAGAGCGGCGCCGCCATCGACGAGATGAACTGCGTGCGCAAGCACCTCTCGCGCATCAAGGGCGGGCGCCTTGCGGCGGCCTGCGCGCCAGCGCGCG from Acidovorax sp. A79 includes the following:
- a CDS encoding C4-dicarboxylate transporter DctA, with the translated sequence MLRFLNSLFGRVILALIAGVAVGLFWPDTAVQLKPLGDGFIKLIKMLIPLIVFCVVVHGIAGTGDLRRVGRVGVKSLIYFEVVTSIALVLGLALAFWFEPGVGMNIDPKALDPKAMGAYAENASKLTGGGFSDFLLKLIPTTAVSAFANGDVLQVLLFSIVFGCALALMGERGARVTTLIEDLSHVLFKTMGLIIKLAPLGVLGAIAFTVGKYGIGSLKQLGMLVVLFYAAVFLFVVVVLGLIMRFSGFSLFKLLRYLREELAVVFATTSSDSVLPQIMAKLKHLGIRDSTVGLVIPTGYSFNLDAFSIYITLAAVFIAQATNTPISMADLLTILAISLVTSKGAHGVPGSAIVVLAATLQAIPAIPAIGLVLVLSVDWFMGIARALGNLIGNCVATVAVAAWEGDIDRERAHAVLDGREPPLPRA
- a CDS encoding GntR family transcriptional regulator — its product is MSINQTQITQQVVESILAQKLAPGERLGEQELADLFGVSRTLVREALMQLQARGFVEVRPRRGWYVVEPSVEDARDAFSARRIIESGILADAGRPLQAVTRRLRAHIAQEQLAIEGADAATRAFLLADFHVCLAEAMGHRSLSDILRDLTARTTLAASLYQSRHEASQSCAEHAAIVQALEAGDTALARERMLTHIGHVEGALNPTEPLVRDRLRDSLTPLGKRAPAGP
- a CDS encoding NADP-dependent malic enzyme; translation: MTQTLSAAEEALRDAAREYHRNPSRGKISVTPTKPLSNQRDLSLAYSPGVAYPCLDIQADPSKAFDYTSRGNLVGVITNGTAVLGLGDIGPLAGKPVMEGKGCLFKKFAGVDVFDIELAERDPDKLVEIIAALEPTLGGINLEDIKAPECFYIEKQLSDRLNIPVFHDDQHGTAIISSAALLNGLELVGKDIGAVKIAVSGAGAAAIACVGVMVGLGVKVENIFMCDSKGVIYEGRPGGYDESKARYAQKTDARTLADAVHGADVFLGCSAPGVLTAEMVKTMADRPIILALANPEPEIRPELAKAIRPDCIIATGRSDYPNQVNNVLCFPYIFRGALDCGATKITEAMKLACVRQIADLAKADISEEVASAYAGKELTFGPDYLIPTPFDSRLILKIAPAVAKAAAESGVATRPITDMEAYKEALSRFVYQTGMLMRPVINAAKALPDAQKRVAYADGEDERALRAAQMAIDDKIAVPILIGRPAVIAARIEKAGLRMRLGQDVEVCNPEDDPRFRQYWEHYHQLMKRNGATPEVAKAAVRRSNTIIASLMVALGDADAMICGLVGTYETHLERIHSILGREEGVNDYAALNALMTNRGTLFIADTYVNENPTAQQLADIAWMSVQEVQRFGLPAKVAFLSHSSYGSSKRASARKMREARDLFVAAHPGIECDGELHGDAALEPNIRNAYMADSTLTDSANLLICPNLDAANILYNVLKTTTSGGVTVGPILMGGAATAYILTPAATVRRVFNMTALAVASAAARPK
- a CDS encoding ABC transporter substrate-binding protein — protein: MKKRSFLQTTVLMMAATGLFSLAQAQTPTPIKFQLDWRFEGPAALFLQPVAKGYFKAAGLDVTVDAGNGSGGAVQRVASGTYDMGFADLAAVMEFHANNPDAQNKPVAVMMVYNNTPASVMALKKSGIAKPADLAGKKLGAPVFDAGRRAFPIFQKANAIGSVQWTAMDPPLRETMLVRGDVDAITGFTFTSLLNLEARGAKAADVVVLPYADFGVKLYGNVIIASPKLIKENPAAIKAFLSAFAKGAKEVIANPGAAIEHVKARDGIVNVPLETRRLQLAIDTVINSPDARAEGFGQAKPGRLSLMASQVSDAFNTKTRVNADDVWNASFLPGAAELNILPKK
- a CDS encoding ABC transporter ATP-binding protein, which codes for MQAADSYFVDFRDVWLTYNDELRAQNHFAVEAIDLQVRRGEFIAIVGPSGCGKSTFMKLATGLKMPSMGKILIDGQPVTGPLKISGMAFQAPSLLPWRTTVDNVLLPLEIVEPYRSSFKQKRKEYEERARRLLQKVGLAGYEDKFPWQLSGGMQQRASICRALIHEPKMLLLDEPFGALDAFTREELWCILRDLWTEQRFNVILVTHDLRESVFLADTVYVMSKSPGRFVVRKEIELPRPRELEITYTKEFTDIVHELRGHIGALRKADAPLQQ
- a CDS encoding nucleobase:cation symporter-2 family protein; translated protein: MHPPVHPVDEHLPVGRLTALGLQHVLVMYAGAVAVPLIVGRALNLTPDQVAKLISADLFVCGLVTLIQALGASRWFGIQLPVMMGVTFASVAPMVSMAQSTGGTAGAGLIFGSVIGAGVISILIAPLVSRMLRFFPPVVTGTIIATIGISLMRVGINWIFGNPVGPTAPSMVNPEHLKWLTEMQSAAGAPGSSLPPVPKGFAVVPTVPNPRYADLTGVGISALVLVSILLIAKFAKGFIANISVLLGIVIGAVVAVAMGLMSFEKVAKAQWFDLVLPFEIASPVFDPILILTMTLVMIVVMIESTGMFLALGEMTDRKIDQNALTRGLRTDGLGTLLGGIFNTFPYTSFSQNVGLVAVTGVKSRFVCVAGGVILIVLGVLPKMAALVESLPTMVLGGAGLVMFGMVAATGIRILGGVDFKNNRFNAMIVAVSIGVGMIPLIAPNFRQWMPHAIHPLIESGILLASITAVALNVFFNGASRDTSAAVNAARQADAH